The following proteins are co-located in the Paralichthys olivaceus isolate ysfri-2021 chromosome 2, ASM2471397v2, whole genome shotgun sequence genome:
- the pth4 gene encoding parathyroid hormone 4 produces the protein MKVNKNVKMSHRSVQWLVVMLLVVFTAAQCEQNESRRAVSEHQLLHDRGRNIQSLKRLIWLSSAIEGLHTAQTRSAALSQAKVLDLDLNPAMVPDAPGPRPARVQSLLRDFFNNPYLTQLSDTEA, from the exons AACGTGAAGATGTCCCACAGATCTGTGCAGTGGCTCGTCGTCATGCTGCTCGTCGtcttcacagcagcacagtgtgaaCAGAACGAGAG CCGCCGAGCTGTGAGCGAACACCAGCTGTTGCACGACCGTGGCCGAAACATCCAGAGTCTGAAGAGGCTCATCTGGCTGTCCAGCGCCATCGAGGGGCTGCACACTGCCCAGACCCGCTCCGCCGCTCTCAGCCAAGCAAAGGTCCTGGACCTGGATCTGAACCCGGCGATGGTCCCTGATGCTCCGGGCCCCCGACCCGCCCGGGTGCAGAGCCTCCTGAGAGACTTCTTTAACAACCCCTACCTGACTCAGCTGTCGGACACAGAGGCCTGA
- the c2h6orf89 gene encoding bombesin receptor-activated protein C6orf89 homolog, with the protein MGTTMSEPCIYDKLSESIDILRQSGYRYGMSEREIERFIKQVLETNEPRREPPQFPILRAAIKFVVAVGFLLVVVLAFTYPQTSPQLGLVNLGCYNWSSPLSHVRLLSLPIAKKYNLQGFHEWWSAGSLRHSLVNCSGCAEISSVLEVPESLRGTVNLRRGPQLVLLKGGESLSVQRQQLEELYLAHSGSMSILLEEDDGLQNHNFGLPQGPANFTLLWRFSSGTREKVLRWLFPKAELCPLLDSAGTILQRCLVTHSTNSQSKGVRVLGWLVVGEGLPTVRVLPVQRCQKHCSSFNLWLTPGDMVYADPRYWQMELFPGRGQNIICDGSAF; encoded by the exons ATGGGAACGACGATGAGCGAGCCATGTATCTACGACAAACTGTCCGAGAGCATAGACATCCTCCGCCAGTCGGGCTACCGCTACGGCATGTCGGAGAGGGAGATCGAGAGGTTCATCAAGCAGGTCCTGGAGACCAACGAGCCCAGGAGAGAGCCCCCGCAGTTCCCCATCCTGAGAGCTGCCATCAAG tTTGTGGTGGCAGTGGGCTTcctgctggtggtggtgctggCCTTCACCTACCCTCAGACTTCCCCCCAGCTCGGTCTGGTCAACCTGGGCTGCTACAACTGGTCGTCGCCCCTCAGCCACGTTCGCCTGTTGTCTCTGCCCATCGCCAAGAAGTACAACCTGCAAG gtTTCCATGAATGGTGGAGCGCCGGCTCACTCAGGCACAGTCTGGTGAACTGTTCGGGCTGTGCAGAGATCTCCTCTGTGCTGGAGGTCCCAGAGAGCCTTAGAGGGACGGTGAATCTGCGACGGGGGCCACAGCTGGTCCTGCTGAAG GGGGGGGAGTCTCTCAGCGTCCAgcggcagcagctggaggagctctACTTGGCCCATTCAGGGTCCATGTCGATTCTGCTAGAGGAGGACGACGGCCTGCAGAACCACAACTTCGGCCTCCCTCAGGGCCCCGCCAACTTCACCCTGCTCTG gAGGTTCAGCTCTGGAACCAGGGAGAAGGTGTTGAGGTGGCTCTTCCCCAAGGCTGAGCTCTGTCCCCTGCTGGACAGTGCTGGGACCATCCTGCAGCGGTGCCTGGTCACCCACAGCACAAACTCCCAGAGCAAG GGCGTCAGGGTGCTGGGCTGGCTGGTGGTGGGTGAGGGGCTGCCCACAGTTCGAGTTCTGCCTGTTCAACGCTGtcagaaacactgcagctccttcaaCCTGTGGCTAACACCTGGAGACATGG TGTACGCTGACCCTCGTTACTGGCAGATGGAGCTTTTCCCCGGTCGAGGCCAGAACATCATCTGTGACGGATCTGCCTTTTAA
- the nfs1 gene encoding cysteine desulfurase: protein MLSPGRAVSSRLLRPAAWFPRRLGSEGRAASSLQKEMIKKHELEKDELRPLYMDFQATTPMDPRVLDAMLPYQVNYYGNPHSRTHAYGWESESAMEVARKQVADLIGADPREIVFTSGATESNNMAIKGVARFYQAKKRHVITTQTEHKCVLDSCRVLESEGFSITYLPVQQNGLLDLELLEASIRPDTCLVSVMTVNNEIGVKQPIKEIGQMCRSRGVFLHTDAAQAVGKIPVNVIDWKIDLMSISGHKIYGPKGVGALYVRRRPRVRLEPLQNGGGQERGLRSGTVPTPLAVGLGAACSIAQQEMEYDHHRVSMLANRLVQKIQSATPDVIMNGDSQQRYPGCVNLSFAYVEGESLLMALKDIALSSGSACTSASLEPSYVLRAIGADEDLAHSSIRFGIGRFTTEEEIDYTAEKCIQQVTRLREMSPLWEMVQEGIDLKSIKWTQH, encoded by the exons ATGCTTTCCCCGGGCAGGGCCGTCTCCTCCCGGCTGCTCAGGCCGGCCGCCTGGTTCCCTCGGCGGCTGGGCTCTGAGGGGAGAGCCGCCAGCTCTCTGCAGAAAG AGATGATAAAGAAACATGAACTGGAGAAAGATGAGCTCCGCCCCCTCTACATGGATTTCCAGGCCACCACTCCCATG GACCCCCGGGTGTTGGACGCCATGTTGCCCTACCAGGTGAATTACTACGGTAACCCTCATTCCAGGACACACGCCTATGGCTGGGAGAGCGAGAGCGCCATGGAGGTTGCCAGGAAG CAGGTAGCTGACCTGATTGGTGCTGATCCCAGAGAGATCGTCTTCACCAGTGGAGCCACAGAGTCCAACAACATGGCGATCAAG GGTGTGGCCAGGTTCTACCAGGCCAAGAAGCGTCACGTGATCaccacacagacagaacacaaatgtgtcctggACTCGTGTCGAGTTCTGGAATCAGAGGGATTCAGCATCACTTACCTGCCAGTCCAGCAGAACGGACTGCTGGACCTGGAG CTGCTTGAGGCCTCCATCCGTCCTGACACATGTCTGGTGTCGGTGATGACTGTCAACAACGAGATTGGAGTCAAGCAGCCTATCAAGGAAATCG GTCAGATGTGTCGCTCTAGAGGAGTCTTCCTTCACACCGATGCTGCTCAGGCTGTCGGAAAGATTCCCGTCAACGTCATCGACTGGAAGATTGACTTGATGTCCATCAGTGGTCACAAGATCTACGGACCCAAAG gtgtggGGGCTTTGTATGTGCGTCGCCGGCCTAGGGTGCGTCTGGAGCCGCTGCAGAACGGGGGCGGGCAGGAGAGGGGGCTGCGCTCCGGTACTGTCCCCACCCCACTGGCTGTCGGGCTGGGAGCTGCCTGCAGCATTGCCCAGCAGGAGATGGag tatgATCATCACAGAGTGTCCATGTTGGCTAATCGTCTGGTCCAGAAGATCCAGTCTGCCACACCTGACGTTATAATGAACGGAGATTCACAGCAACGTTacccag gctgTGTCAACCTGTCCTTTGCCTATGTGGAGGGAGAGAGTCTGTTGATGGCTCTGAAGGATATCGCTCTGTCATCTGGCAG TGCATGTACGTCAGCATCTCTGGAGCCCTCATACGTCCTCAGAGCAATCGGAGCAGATGAAGACTTGGCTCATTCTTCCATCAG GTTTGGTATTGGCAGGttcaccacagaagaagaaatcgACTACACGGCAGAGAAATGTATCCAACAGGTCACTAGACTCCGAGAGATGAG TCCTCTGTGGGAGATGGTTCAGGAAGGCATCGACCTGAAGAGCATCAAGTGGACGCAGCACTAG
- the cpne1 gene encoding copine-1 isoform X1, whose protein sequence is MAVVIRLQGLPIVAGTMDIRHFFSGLTIPDGGVHIVGGEHGEAFIVFATDEDARLGMMRTGGSIKGSKVSLLLSSKTEMQNMIELSRRRFEAGAGAVETAAPTAGNANRQGGAAPIPTVQPGAGGRSGSHGNQGFSNTLASVTAASSIQEPPSNKAAASLASIVHCFPNSYSSTPTITTALASLNAGPPPIPPLPSMPSMPPMPTLPTIPVPPPVSSLPPVPTVSPMSQGPPLPPMSHLAHMSSLPPFNPSLPPPAGLGPGLPLGTPNPMLFNPLSPLASLGLQAHMKAAAAVATGVGVVNPDELFVLLQNLPFSCSELEVREFFRGLGVDGVRLLRDGQGRPTGRAMVKFFSPQDSFEAVKRGGGMMGQRFIEITPSSERQWASLSDSVMGHAPHNSSKSDHINELHDHQHRRGNAGSGGRDQRGRSRSPHRQEFCVYLKGLPYEADKKQIKEFFKNLSIVEDSVYIAYGPNGRATGEGFLEFKTEQDHKTALGAHMQYMGTRFIQVQPISRKGMLEKIDSIRKREATQGDGKNQDGLKAPRNCAHITNIPYNISKKDVRAFLEGVGLYEDTLKVLTDSHGNGLGQAIFQLRTEEDARKAERLHRQKLNGRDAFIHLVTFEQMKEIERNPPPQNKRGQRNQNQQSQNQNQHQQTQPSPQQPQINPFAGISGEEFNFLRNTMGNLNSGPFVTPFSAPGNGLAGPPPLPPLAAGLGDVNLGVAPPLVAGLPGTPIMEPPGFRAGGGAPFSQDGLRGLVPFESANRKASGGGQNRGGGANSNQGRPGGGATGGQQVFTPGADNLRNQPAPIGSNNPNSQRGAAGPTIVKLQNMPFTVTVDEIMDFFYGYQVLQGSVCLQFSEKGLPTGEAMVAFQNHEEAAAAVMDLNDRPIGARKVKISLG, encoded by the coding sequence ATGGCGGTAGTCATCAGGCTGCAGGGTCTGCCCATAGTGGCTGGCACCATGGACATCAGACACTTCTTCTCTGGCCTCACCATCCCTGACGGGGGAGTGCACATCGTAGGGGGTGAGCATGGCGAGGCCTTCATCGTTTTTGCCACTGATGAGGATGCTCGGCTGGGGATGATGCGTACAGGCGGGTCCATTAAGGGCTCCAAAGTGTCGCTGTTGCTGAGCAGTAAGACCGAAATGCAGAATATGATTGAACTGAGTCGCCGCAGGTTTGAGGCTGGAGCAGGTGCTGTTGAAACAGCTGCACCTACAGCAGGAAATGCCAATCGGCAAGGGGGCGCAGCCCCTATACCCACAGTGCAGCCAGGGGCAGGGGGGAGAAGTGGTAGCCATGGAAACCAGGGTTTCAGTAACACCTTAGCCTCAGTGACAGCTGCAAGCTCAATTCAGGAGCCACCAAGCAACAAAGCAGCAGCCAGCTTGGCCAGCATAGTGCACTGCTTCCCCAACAGTTACAGCTCCACACCTACAATCACTACAGCCCTTGCATCACTCAATGCAGGCCCCCCGCCCATCCCTCCACTTCCCAGCATGCCTTCCATGCCCCCCATGCCTACACTGCCCACCATTCCAGTTCCACCTCCAGTGTCCTCGTTACCCCCTGTCCCTACTGTCTCCCCCATGTCACAAGGACCTCCACTACCTCCTATGTCTCACCTAGCCCACATGTCTTCCTTGCCTCCCTTCAACCCCTCCCTACCTCCCCCAGCAGGACTAGGCCCAGGTCTCCCTCTTGGAACCCCCAACCCCATGCTGTTTaatcctctctcccccctggCCTCTCTTGGCCTTCAGGCCCACATgaaggctgcagctgctgtagccACTGGAGTGGGAGTAGTTAATCCAGATGAGTTGTTTGTCCTACTGCAGAATCTCCCATTCTCCTGCTCAGAGTTGGAGGTCAGGGAATTCTTCCGGGGTCTGGGCGTAGATGGGGTTCGCCTGCTGAGGGACGGGCAAGGCCGGCCAACTGGCAGGGCTATGGTTAAGTTCTTCTCACCTCAGGACAGCTTTGAAGCAGTGAAGCGGGGAGGTGGCATGATGGGTCAAAGGTTCATTGAAATCACTCCATCCTCTGAGCGGCAGTGGGCCAGCCTCAGTGATAGTGTGATGGGCCATGCACCTCATAATAGCAGCAAATCAGATCACATCAACGAATTACACGACCACCAGCACCGTCGTGGTAATGCTGGGTCCGGAGGTAGGGATCAGCGAGGAAGGTCAAGATCTCCCCACAGGCAGGAATTCTGTGTGTACCTGAAGGGCCTTCCCTATGAGGCAGACAAGAAACAGATTAAGGAGTTCTTTAAGAATTTGTCCATTGTGGAGGACAGTGTCTACATCGCCTATGGACCCAATGGGCGAGCCACAGGAGAAGGCTTCCTTGAGTTCAAAACAGAACAGGACCACAAGACTGCTCTGGGTGCTCACATGCAGTACATGGGCACCCGCTTTATCCAGGTCCAGCCAATCAGCCGTAAAGGAATGCTTGAAAAGATTGATTCCATCCGCAAACGTGAAGCAACACAGGGTGATGGCAAGAACCAGGATGGCTTGAAAGCTCCCAGGAACTGCGCCCACATCACCAACATTCCTTACAACATCTCCAAGAAGGATGTGCGTGCCTTCCTGGAGGGTGTAGGGCTTTATGAAGACACCCTGAAGGTTCTGACAGATAGCCATGGAAATGGTTTAGGACAAGCCATCTTCCAGCTGCGAACTGAGGAGGATGCCCGCAAAGCTGAAAGACTACACCGTCAAAAACTCAATGGCCGTGATGCCTTTATCCACCTGGTGACCTTTGAGCAAATGAAGGAAATTGAAAGAAATCCTCCCCCTCAGAACAAGAGGGGCCAACGCAACCAAAATCAGCAGAGCCAAAATCAGAATCAGCACCAGCAAACCCAGCCCAGTCCCCAGCAGCCCCAGATCAACCCATTTGCTGGGATTAGTGGGGAAGAGTTTAACTTTCTCAGAAACACTATGGGGAATCTCAACAGTGGCCCCTTTGTGACTCCATTCTCAGCCCCAGGGAATGGGCTGGCAGGCCCTCCTCCCCTGCCTCCCCTGGCAGCAGGGCTAGGAGACGTGAATCTGGGTGTGGCTCCACCACTAGTTGCCGGTCTTCCTGGAACACCAATCATGGAGCCACCAGGCTTtcgagctggaggaggagctccaTTCAGTCAGGATGGGCTAAGAGGCTTGGTGCCCTTTGAAAGTGCCAACAGAAAAGCAAGTGGAGGGGGACAGAATCGAGGAGGAGGGGCTAACAGCAACCAAGGACGTCCAGGTGGTGGGGCCACTGGTGGACAGCAGGTGTTCACTCCAGGAGCTGACAATCTCCGTAACCAGCCAGCCCCCATAGGATCCAACAATCCCAATAGTCAACGTGGTGCTGCTGGCCCAACAATTGTAAAACTTCAGAACATGCCATTTACTGTAACCGTGGATGAGATAATGGACTTCTTCTATGGCTACCAGGTATTGCAAGGCTCAGTCTGCCTGCAGTTCAGTGAGAAAGGCCTACCAACTGGCGAGGCCATGGTTGCCTTTCAGAACCATGAGGAGGCTGCTGCCGCTGTTATGGACCTCAATGACCGACCTATTGGTGCTCGTAAAGTCAAGATAAGCCTCGGTTAA
- the cpne1 gene encoding copine-1 isoform X3, protein MAKDCVSKVELCISCTNLLDKDVGSKSDPLCVLLQGTGGDKWTELGRTERLNNTSSPSFSQRLKLDYHFETVQNLKLGVYDIDNSSVDLSDDDYLGGVELTLGQIVSSKSVTRPLQLKKGKPAGKGTITVSAEEIKDNRAIQLEFEAKNLDKKDTFGKSDPFLEISKKGDDGKWQLVHRTEVVKNNLNPTWKKFCIPLQTFCCSDLERPLKVDCSDHDSDGSHDLIGSFTTKVSELQKAAQGSPVAFDCINPEKQKKKKSYKNSGVVSVKNCKLVTQYTFLDYVMGGCQINFTVGIDFTGSNGDPRSPNSLHYMSPDGLNQYLSALWSVGQVVQDYDTDKLFPAFGFGAKLPPDYQAAHHEFALNFNPTSPYCQGVEGIVDAYRKVLPQLRLSGPTNFSPIINHVASIATGAAQQYFVLLILTDGEITDLDQTRDAIVRASRLPLSIIIVGVGPADFKAMELLDGDDGVLRSTVGEAVARDIVQFVPYRQYKDAPKEALAQSVLAEVPNQLVSYFKMRGYDPPKPKAADKS, encoded by the exons ATGGCGAAAGACTGTGTCTCGAAGGTGGAGCTGTGCATCTCCTGCACGAACCTGCTGGATAAAGATGTCGGCTCGAAGTCTGACcctctgtgtgtgctgctgcagggcACAGGAGGAGACAAATGGACTGAG CTGGGTCGAACTGAGAGGTTGAACAACACCTCCAGTCCGTCCTTCAGTCAGCGTCTCAAGCTGGATTATCACTTTGAGACGGTTCAGAATCTGAAGTTGGGGGTGTACGACATCGACAACTCCTCCGTTGACCTCAGCGACGATGACTACCTGGGTGGTGTCGAGCTAACACTGGGACAG atcgTTTCCAGTAAAAGTGTGACCAGACCTCTGCAGCTGAAGAAAGGCAAACCTGCAGGGAAAGGAACCATCACT gtctcAGCAGAGGAGATAAAAGACAACAGAGCCATTCAGTTGGAGTTTGAGGCTAAAAACCTGGACAAGAAG GACACGTTCGGGAAGTCTGATCCATTCCTGGAGATTTCTAAAAAAGGAGACGACGGAAAGTGGCAGCTGGTCCACAGAACAGAG gtGGTGAAGAACAATCTAAATCCCACCTGGAAGAAGTTCTGCATTCCTCTGCAAACGTTCTGCTGCAGCGACCTCGAAAGACCGCTGAAG gtggATTGCTCCGATCACGACAGCGATGGATCTCACGATCTGATCGGTTCTTTCACCACCAAAGTCTCGGAGCTGCAGAAAGCTGCGCAGGGTTCACCG GTGGCCTTTGACTGCATCAACCcggagaaacagaagaagaagaagagctaCAAGAACTCTGGAGTCGTCTCTGTGAAGAACTGCAAG CTGGTAACTCAGTACACCTTCCTGGACTACGTGATGGGCGGCTGCCAGATCAATTTCACC GTGGGAATCGACTTCACCGGCTCTAATGGGGATCCTCGCTCGCCCAACTCTCTCCACTACATGAGTCCAGACGGGCTGAACCAGTACCTGTCGGCTCTGTGGTCTGTGGGTCAGGTGGTCCAGGACTACGACAC TGATAAACTCTTCCCTGCATTTGGTTTTGGAGCCAAACTTCCTCCAGACTATCAG GCGGCACATCACGAGTTTGCGCTCAACTTCAACCCCACTAGCCCGTACTGCCAAG gtGTCGAGGGGATCGTTGATGCCTACAGGAAGGTTTTACCTCAGCTCAGACTGTCTGGACCCACAAACTTTTCTCCCATCATCAACCACGTCGCCTCCATCGCCACCGGTGCCGCACAG caaTACTttgtcctcctcatcctcactgacGGTGAGATCACCGACCTTGACCAGACCCGGGACGCCATCGTACGGGCGTCACGGCTGCCTCTGTCGATCATCATTGTGGGGGTGGGGCCAGCGGACTTTAAGGCCATGGAGCTCCTGGATGGAGACGACGGTGTTCTGAGGTCAACGGTGGGGGAGGCAGTCGCCAGGGACATCGTTCAGTTTGTCCCGTACAGACAGTACAAAGAC GCTCCCAAGGAGGCTCTGGCTCAGTCGGTCCTTGCTGAGGTCCCCAACCAGCTTGTCTCGTACTTCAAGATGAGAGGCTATGATCCACCCAAACCTAAAGCTGCAGACAAATCTTAA
- the dram2b gene encoding DNA damage-regulated autophagy modulator protein 2b produces the protein MWWFQQGLCFLPAALVVWTSASFVFAYITAVVLRHVDPLVPYISDTGTMAPERCVFGIMLDVSAFLGMATVYVRYKQVEALTGEDKLTLHRFNRLALLLGWISSLGMCVVANFQKTTLFSMHLLGAVLTFGVGALYILVQMLLSLKMQPHVHSRSIYLIRLGIGVWTLSSIISMFVSSVILYSSLPGVDLPHKMHWTPGEKGYTAHLISTVSEWSLAFSFISFFLTYIRDFQKISLRAEVDLKSSHLYDSPHGSIAGSHHHKREASESSPLLAGGT, from the exons ATGTGGTGGTTCCAGCAGGGTCTGTGCTTCCTGCCCGCCGCTCTGGTCGTCTGGACGTCGGCGTCCTTCGTCTTTGCGTATATCACAGCGGTGGTGCTGAGACATGTGGATCCTCTTGTGCCGTACATCAG CGACACAGGAACGATGGCACCAGAGAGGTGTGTGTTCGGCATCATGCTGGATGTGTCGGCCTTTTTAg GTATGGCCACGGTCTACGTGCGTTACAAACAGGTGGAGGCTCTgacaggtgaggacaagctAACGCTCCACAGATTCAACCGCTTGGCGCTGCTGCTCGGCTGGATCAGCTCCCTCGGGATGTGCGTGGTCGCCAACTTCCAG AAGACCACACTGTTCTCCATGCACCTGTTGGGTGCGGTGCTCACCTTCGGGGTCGGGGCTCTCTACATCCTGGTCCAGATGCTGCTGTCGCTCAAGATGCAACCTCACGTCCACAGCAGGAGCATTTACCTGATCCGCCTCGGCATCGGAGTCTGGACCCTGAGCAGCATCATCTCCA tgtttgtatcATCAGTCATCTTGTACAGCAGTTTACCAGGAGTGGACTTACCTCACAAAATGCACTGGACTCCTGGAGAGAAG GGTTACACGGCTCATCTCATCAGCACCGTGTCTGAGTGGTCTCTGGCCTTTTCCTTCATCAGCTTCTTCCTCACCTACATCAGAGATTTTCAG aAAATTAGCTTGCGAGCGGAGGTAGATTTGAAGAGCAGCCACCTGTACGACTCTCCACATGGAAGCATCGCGGGTTCACATCATCACAAACGTGAAGCCTCGGAGTCGTCTCCGCTGCTGGCAGGAGGAACGTGA
- the cpne1 gene encoding copine-1 isoform X2: MAKDCVSKVELCISCTNLLDKDVGSKSDPLCVLLQGTGGDKWTELGRTERLNNTSSPSFSQRLKLDYHFETVQNLKLGVYDIDNSSVDLSDDDYLGGVELTLGQIVSSKSVTRPLQLKKGKPAGKGTITVSAEEIKDNRAIQLEFEAKNLDKKDTFGKSDPFLEISKKGDDGKWQLVHRTEVVKNNLNPTWKKFCIPLQTFCCSDLERPLKVDCSDHDSDGSHDLIGSFTTKVSELQKAAQGSPVAFDCINPEKQKKKKSYKNSGVVSVKNCKLVTQYTFLDYVMGGCQINFTVGIDFTGSNGDPRSPNSLHYMSPDGLNQYLSALWSVGQVVQDYDTDKLFPAFGFGAKLPPDYQAAHHEFALNFNPTSPYCQGVEGIVDAYRKVLPQLRLSGPTNFSPIINHVASIATGAAQVDSASQYFVLLILTDGEITDLDQTRDAIVRASRLPLSIIIVGVGPADFKAMELLDGDDGVLRSTVGEAVARDIVQFVPYRQYKDAPKEALAQSVLAEVPNQLVSYFKMRGYDPPKPKAADKS; encoded by the exons ATGGCGAAAGACTGTGTCTCGAAGGTGGAGCTGTGCATCTCCTGCACGAACCTGCTGGATAAAGATGTCGGCTCGAAGTCTGACcctctgtgtgtgctgctgcagggcACAGGAGGAGACAAATGGACTGAG CTGGGTCGAACTGAGAGGTTGAACAACACCTCCAGTCCGTCCTTCAGTCAGCGTCTCAAGCTGGATTATCACTTTGAGACGGTTCAGAATCTGAAGTTGGGGGTGTACGACATCGACAACTCCTCCGTTGACCTCAGCGACGATGACTACCTGGGTGGTGTCGAGCTAACACTGGGACAG atcgTTTCCAGTAAAAGTGTGACCAGACCTCTGCAGCTGAAGAAAGGCAAACCTGCAGGGAAAGGAACCATCACT gtctcAGCAGAGGAGATAAAAGACAACAGAGCCATTCAGTTGGAGTTTGAGGCTAAAAACCTGGACAAGAAG GACACGTTCGGGAAGTCTGATCCATTCCTGGAGATTTCTAAAAAAGGAGACGACGGAAAGTGGCAGCTGGTCCACAGAACAGAG gtGGTGAAGAACAATCTAAATCCCACCTGGAAGAAGTTCTGCATTCCTCTGCAAACGTTCTGCTGCAGCGACCTCGAAAGACCGCTGAAG gtggATTGCTCCGATCACGACAGCGATGGATCTCACGATCTGATCGGTTCTTTCACCACCAAAGTCTCGGAGCTGCAGAAAGCTGCGCAGGGTTCACCG GTGGCCTTTGACTGCATCAACCcggagaaacagaagaagaagaagagctaCAAGAACTCTGGAGTCGTCTCTGTGAAGAACTGCAAG CTGGTAACTCAGTACACCTTCCTGGACTACGTGATGGGCGGCTGCCAGATCAATTTCACC GTGGGAATCGACTTCACCGGCTCTAATGGGGATCCTCGCTCGCCCAACTCTCTCCACTACATGAGTCCAGACGGGCTGAACCAGTACCTGTCGGCTCTGTGGTCTGTGGGTCAGGTGGTCCAGGACTACGACAC TGATAAACTCTTCCCTGCATTTGGTTTTGGAGCCAAACTTCCTCCAGACTATCAG GCGGCACATCACGAGTTTGCGCTCAACTTCAACCCCACTAGCCCGTACTGCCAAG gtGTCGAGGGGATCGTTGATGCCTACAGGAAGGTTTTACCTCAGCTCAGACTGTCTGGACCCACAAACTTTTCTCCCATCATCAACCACGTCGCCTCCATCGCCACCGGTGCCGCACAGGTCGACAGTGCCTCT caaTACTttgtcctcctcatcctcactgacGGTGAGATCACCGACCTTGACCAGACCCGGGACGCCATCGTACGGGCGTCACGGCTGCCTCTGTCGATCATCATTGTGGGGGTGGGGCCAGCGGACTTTAAGGCCATGGAGCTCCTGGATGGAGACGACGGTGTTCTGAGGTCAACGGTGGGGGAGGCAGTCGCCAGGGACATCGTTCAGTTTGTCCCGTACAGACAGTACAAAGAC GCTCCCAAGGAGGCTCTGGCTCAGTCGGTCCTTGCTGAGGTCCCCAACCAGCTTGTCTCGTACTTCAAGATGAGAGGCTATGATCCACCCAAACCTAAAGCTGCAGACAAATCTTAA
- the cept1b gene encoding choline/ethanolaminephosphotransferase 1, with amino-acid sequence MSTTGQQQGGGLRSRRSLGRDKDPGQGVGMEAACWLAPGVLRRLIELPSPPLSRHQLKRLEEHRYSSAGRSLLEPLMQCYWEWLVGRVPSWIAPNLITIIGLATNVFTTLVLVYYCPTATEQAPLWAYLLCAVGLFIYQSLDAIDGKQARRTNSSSPLGELFDHGCDSLSTVFVVLGTSIAVQMGTNPDWMFFCCFAGMFMFYCAHWQTYVSGTLRFGIIDVTEVQLFIITMYLLAAVGGSALWQSLIPILNIQMKMIPAICTFLGAIFSCTNYFRVIFTGGVGKNGSTIAGTSVLSPVLHIGSVIILAVMIYKKSAVQLFEKHPCLYILAFGFVSAKITNKLVVAHMTKSEMHLHDLAFLGPGLLFLDQYFNSFIDEYLVLWIALFISFFDLVRYCVSVCNQIACHLHIFVFKIKPCSVLSSAPH; translated from the exons ATGAGCACCACGGGGCAGCAGCAAGGGGGGGGCCTGCGTTCTCGCCGAAGCCTTGGCCGGGACAAGGACCCTGGGCAGGGCGTTGGCATGGAGGCTGCCTGCTGGCTTGCCCCTGGAGTTCTGCGCAGGCTGATTGAGCTGCCCTCGCCCCCCCTGTCCCGACACCAGCTCAAGAGACTGGAGGAGCACAG GTACAGCAGTGCAGGACGCTCCCTGCTGGAGCCTCTGATGCAGTGTTACTGGGAATGGCTGGTGGGACGTGTCCCGTCCTGGATCGCCCCAAACTTAATCACCATCATCGGCCTCGCCACCAATGTCTTCACCACCCTCGTGCTCGTCTACTACTGCCCAACTGCCACTGAGCAG gcTCCTCTCTGGGCGTACCTGCTGTGTGCCGTGGGTCTGTTTATCTACCAGTCATTGGACGCCATTGACGGGAAACAGGCCAGACGCACTAATAGCAGCTCTCCGCTGGGTGAGCTGTTTGACCACGGCTGCGACTCCCTCTCCACTG TGTTTGTGGTGCTGGGAACCAGTATAGCAGTGCAAATGGGCACCAACCCGGACTGGATGTTCTTCTGCTGCTTCGCTGGGATGTTTATGTTCTACTGTGCACACTGGCAAACATACGTCTCAGGAACGCTGCGGTTTGGCAT CATTGATGTGACTGAGGTGCAACTCTTCATAATAACCATGTATTTGCTGGCCGCCGTGGGAGGATCTGCTTTATGGCAGTCACTG ATTCCGATCCTAAACATCCAGATGAAAATGATTCCTGCCATCTGCACTTTTTTAGGAGCCATCTTCTCCTGCACCAATTACTTCAGAGTTATTTTTACAGGAGGTGTCGGTAAAAACGGATCCACAATAGCA GGAACCAGTGTCCTCTCTCCAGTCTTACATATTGGTTCCGTGATAATTTTGGCGGTGATGATATACAAGAAATCTGCCGTCCAGCTCTTCGAGAAACATCCCTGTCTTTATATCCTGGCGTTCGGTTTTGTCTCGGCCAAAATCACCAATAAATTAGTT GTAGCACATATGACAAAAAGTGAGATGCACCTTCACGACTTAGCCTTCCTGGGGCCAGGCCTGCTGTTCCTGGATCAGTATTTCAATAGTTTTATTGACGAGTACCTGGTGTTGTGGATTGCTTTG tTCATTTCCTTCTTCGACTTGGTGCGttactgtgtcagtgtttgcaACCAGATTGCCTGCCATCTTCACATTTTCGTTTTCAAAATCAAGCCTTGCTCAGTGCTCAGCTCAGCTCCTCACTGA